The Campylobacter sp. CN_NE2 region GATACCGGAATTTTTACCGGACGAAGCCCAAAAGATAAATATTTCGTCAAACAAGACCCTAGCCAAAAATACATAGCTTGGGGAAAAATCAATCAACCTATCACAAAAGAACTTTTTGAAAAACTTCTAAAAAAAGCAAAAACGCAACTTTCAAATAAAAATATCTATATCCAAGACGCATTTTGTGGATCTAGCTTAGAGAGCCGAAAAAGCGTTCGTTTCGTAACAGAAGTAGCGTGGCAAGCGCACTTTGTAAAAAATATGTTTATCCGCCCAAGCTCTGATGAGTTATCAAATTTTCACCCGGATTTCGTCGTTTATAACGCTTGTAAATGTGAAAATGAAAATTATGAAAAAGACGGATTGAACTCAGAAGTTTTTGTTATTTTTAATGTCGAAGAAAATGTTGCGGTTATCGGTGGAACATGGTATGGCGGAGAGATGAAAAAAGGAATTTTTTCTATGATGAATTATTGGCTTCCGCTTCAAGGCAAAATGTCAATGCACTGCTCAGCAAATGTCGGCAAGAACGGCGATACTGCACTATTTTTTGGGCTTTCAGGAACCGGAAAAACAACACTTTCGACAGATCCAAACAGAGCGTTAATCGGCGATGACGAGCATGGCTGGGACGATGAAGGCGTGTTTAATTTTGAAGGCGGTTGCTACGCAAAATGTATAAATTTAGACCCTGCTAGTGAGCCTGAAATTTACGCTGCTATCAAAAGAAATGCACTTTTAGAAAATGTCGTTTATGACGAACACGGGGTTGTAAATTATGCTGATTCATATAAAACCGAAAATACACGCGTTAGCTATCCGATAGAACACATTGAAAATCATCAAAAAAGTCTAAAAGCAGGACACCCAAAAAATATCATTTTCCTAAGCGCTGACGCTTTTGGCGTTTTACCGCCTGTTGCGAAGCTTACAAAAGAACAAGCGATGTATTATTTCCTAAGCGGATATACTGCCAAAGTCGCAGGAACTGAACGCGGTATTACCGAGCCTGTGGCGACTTTTAGTGC contains the following coding sequences:
- the pckA gene encoding phosphoenolpyruvate carboxykinase (ATP), translating into MNDLDKLGLEGVKEVYYNLSYDELFEHEVRNDEGKVSSNGTFMVDTGIFTGRSPKDKYFVKQDPSQKYIAWGKINQPITKELFEKLLKKAKTQLSNKNIYIQDAFCGSSLESRKSVRFVTEVAWQAHFVKNMFIRPSSDELSNFHPDFVVYNACKCENENYEKDGLNSEVFVIFNVEENVAVIGGTWYGGEMKKGIFSMMNYWLPLQGKMSMHCSANVGKNGDTALFFGLSGTGKTTLSTDPNRALIGDDEHGWDDEGVFNFEGGCYAKCINLDPASEPEIYAAIKRNALLENVVYDEHGVVNYADSYKTENTRVSYPIEHIENHQKSLKAGHPKNIIFLSADAFGVLPPVAKLTKEQAMYYFLSGYTAKVAGTERGITEPVATFSACFGEPFMPLHPTVYAKLLGEKIDKHGVNVYLVNTGWSGGAYGVGKRMSIKATRACINAILDGSITKCEFENFEKFNLAVPKELAGVETKLLNPANTWENADEYAKTREKLAKMFVENFKRYEDVKEGIEFAKAGPKA